Below is a window of Pseudomonas sp. B21-040 DNA.
GCGACGTGGTTCCCCCCGCGACAAATTGACCCGATAGACAAAAGGTGCGGCACTTGCCGTGCCTTTTGCGTCCGGCTCTGAGAAAATGCCCGCACTTTTTTTCCGGATGCCGACATGACTGCCCTGAAGAACGACCGTTTCCTTCGCGCCCTGCTCAAGCAACCCGTAGACGTCACCCCTGTGTGGATGATGCGTCAGGCCGGTCGCTACCTGCCTGAATACCGCGCCAGCCGTGCCAAGGCCGGCGACTTCATGAGCCTGTGCATGAACCCGGAGTTCGCTTGCGAAGTCACGCTGCAGCCGCTTGACCGCTATCCACAACTGGACGCGGCGATCCTGTTCTCCGACATCCTGACCATCCCCGATGCCATGGGCCAAGGCCTGTACTTCGAAACCGGTGAAGGTCCACGCTTCAAGAAAGTCGTCAGCACCATGGCCGACATCGAAGCCTTGCCGATTCCTGATCCGCACAAAGACCTCGGCTACGTGATGGACGCGGTCAGCACCATCCGCCGCGAACTCAATGGCCGCGTGCCGCTGATCGGCTTTGCCGGCAGCCCATGGACCCTGGCCACCTATATGGTCGAAGGCGGCTCGTCGAAAGACTACCGCAAGACCAAAACCATGCTCTACGACAACCCGCAAGCCTTGCACCTGCTGCTGGACAAGCTCGCGCAGACGGTCACCAGCTACCTCAACGGCCAGATCATGGCCGGCGCGCAAGCGGTGCAGATCTTCGACAGTTGGGGCGGCAGCCTCTCGGCGGCGGCGTACCAGGAATTCTCCCTGGCCTACATGAAAAAGATTGTCAGCGGCCTGATCCGCGAGCACGAAGGCCGCAAGGTTCCGGTCATCCTGTTCACCAAGAACGGTGGCCTGTGGCTGGAAAGCATCGCCGACGCTGGCGCGGATGCATTGGGCCTGGACTGGACCTGCGACATCGGCAGCGCCCGTGATCGCGTCGGCAGCAAAGTCGCGTTGCAAGGCAACATGGACCCGACCGTGCTCTACGCCAAACCAGAAGCCATCCGCACCGAAGTCGGCCGCATCCTCGCCAGCTACGGCAAAGGCAGTGGCCACGTGTTCAACCTCGGCCATGGCATCACCCCGGAAGTTGATCCGGAGCATGCTGGCGCCTTCCTGCGCGCGGTGCATGAGTTGTCGGCGCAATATCACGAGTGATCGTCGCCCAATAAAAACGCCCGGCTTATGCCGGGCGTTTTTGTTTTTAATGTAGGAGTGAGCCTGCTCGCGATAGCGGTGAATCAGTCGCCGAATGTATTGGCTGATACTCCGCTATCGCGAGCAGGCTCACTCCTACACTGGTTTTGTGTCAGGCCTTGACACCCTGTAGTGGCGGCAACTTCGCCAGCTTCAACGCCACCAGCAGCGCAATCACCAGCAACCCGCCGACAAACAAGCCGATTCCGTTCCATCCGCCCAAGTGCCAGAACACCCCGCCCGCCGTCCCGGCAATACTCGACCCGGCGTAGTAGCTGAACAGATAAAGCGATGACGCTTGCCCCCTGGCCTTGATCGCCCGGCGCCCGATCCAGCTGCTCGCCACCGAATGCGCGCCAAAGAAACCAAAGGTAAAGATCAGCATGCCAATGATCACCAGGGGCAATGGTGTGAACATCGTCAGGGCAAGGCCGGCGAGCATCAGCACAATCGTCGCCCAGAGCACTTTGCGCCGACCCAGCTTGTCAGCCAGCGAACCGATTTTCGCCGAGCTGTAAATCCCCGACAGGTACACCACCGAGAGCAGTCCGACGAAGGCTTGCTCCATGTGATACGGCTCGGCCAGCAAGCGGTAACCGATGTAGTTGAACAGTGTGACGAACGCGCCCATCAACACAAAGGCTTCAAGGAACAATAACGGCAAACCAGCATCGCGAAAGTGCATGGTGAAACCGTCGAGCAAGCTGCGCGGGTGCAGCGAGCGGGCGCGGAAGTTGCGCGACTCGGGAAGGATTTTCCAGAACACCGCTGCAGCGATCAGGGCCAGGCCGCCGATCACCAGCATCGCCGTGTGCCAGCTGACGAAGTCGATCAACACGCCGGTGATCAAGCGCCCGCACATCCCGCCAATCGCATTGCCGCCGATGTACAAACCCATCGCCAGGCCTAGATGCTGCGGGTGGATCTCTTCGCTCAAGTACGTCATCGCGACTGCCGCCAGGCCACTCAACGACAACCCGATCAGCGCGCGCATCAGCAACACGCCGTGCCAGCTCGGCATCATCGAACTGGCGACGGTGCACAGCGCCGCGGCGAACAGCGCGGTGACCATCACCGACTTGCGGCCGACACGGTCGGAGATGGGCCCGGTGATCAACAGGCCAATGGCGAGCATGCCGGTGGCGACCGACAGGATCAGGCTGCTCTGCGCCGCGTTGATCGAATACTCGTGAGACAACAGCGGCATCATCGGCTGCACGCAGTAGAGCAGGGCGAAGGTGGCGAAGCCACCGCAAAACAGCGCCAGCACCGTGCGCATGAACGCCGGCGTGCCTTTCTCGATATAAATCTCTTTGAGCTCGGCGACGACATCGTCCGCTGCGGCGGGCGGAACTTCATGGGCGAGTGGAGCGACAGCAGTCTTCACGTTGGACCTCGGAGGGGCGCAGTCAGGCAGGCAGTGAAAAAATCATATAGCTGGCTAATGATTCAATCCAATATATTGTTCGACCTGTTTAAGAGGTTTTACGACCTAATGGGGTTTTCATGGAATTGCGTCACTTGCGCTACTTCATCGCCGTCGCCGAAGAACTGCATTTCGGCCGCGCCGCACAAGTGTTGGGCATCTCGCAGCCACCGCTGAGCCAGCAGATTCAGGCGCTTGAGCAAGAGGTTGGCGCACGGTTGTTCGAACGAACCAATCGTCGGGTCGAGCTCAGCGAAGCGGGGCGGTTGTTCCTGCAAGAAGCGCGGCTGGCGCTGGCGCAGGTCGACAAAGCCGCCGATGTGGCGCGGCGTGCGCAACTGGGTGAGCTCGGAGAACTGAAGATCGGCTTCACCTCATCGGCGCCGTTCAACTCGACCATTCCCCAGGCGATTTTTTCATTCCGCCAGCGCTTTCCGGCGGTGCACCTGAACCTGCGGGAGATGAGCAGCACTCAGGTCGCCGATGCACTGGTCGACGAATCGATCGAGGTCGGCATCATGCGGCCATTGGGGTTGCCGGACTCGCTCAGTGTGGTGGAACTGATGCGCGAGCCCTTGGTGGCGGTGCTCAGCTCCAAGCATCCGCTGGTCAACGGCAGTGAAGAGGGCTTGTTCCTGTCGGCACTGGCCCTCGAACCTTTTGTGTTTTTTCCTCGCAGTTATGGCAGTGGCCTATACGCGCAATTACTCAGCCTGGCCCGCGATTCAGGCTTTAGCCCGCACTTCGCGCAAGAGGCGGGCGAAGCGATGACGATTATCGGGTTGGTCGCAGCAGGGTTGGGCGTGTCGGTGCTGCCGGCGTCGTATCAGCGGATGCGCATCGACGGCGTGGTGTATCGGCCATTGCTTGATCCGGCGGCGGTGTCGGCGGTGTGGCTGGTGCAGCGCAAGGATCAGAAGTCGCCGATGGCCAAGGCGTTTGTTGAGTTGTTGACGCGTAAGGTTGAGCCATTGAAGGCGTGATTGAATATCGAATGATCAGAATTCTTGGTTAAGTAGGTGTAGCTCAAGAGCTACACTCGCCGCATGACGGAGATTCTTCGAAGTTCAACATTCTCAGGCTGGTCGTCAGTTAGTCATCCTCCTTTGTGGCGGTGACAAAAGCAGCCAAACACGTGACATCAAACAAGCCAGGCTAATTGCAAGAGCCTGGCAGGAGCAAAACCCATGACCGAACAATTCACTCGCTGGGACTCAGCCGAGTACCTCAAGACCGAAGAGGACATGGCTAATTACCTTGACGCTTGTATGGAAGAAGCGGGAGATGACCCAGCGTTTATTGCCAAAGCACTCGGAACCATTGCGCGGGCTCGCGGCATGACCCAAGTCGCACGGGATGCAGGACTCTCTCGTGAAAGCCTTTACCGCGCATTGTCAGGGGAAGGGAATCCAGAGTTCGGCACGATCCTCAAAGTCGTGAAAGCTTTAGGATTGAAGTTACACGCCAGTACCTGAATTGAACGTTTTGAGTGATACTCCTCCCGTTCCCGAAAGGGGCTTGTGAGACTCTGAGGATCCTGGGCAACCAGCCATCGCAGAGCCAGACAGGTACAGGGCGATGACAAGCCGACCTGTTTGCGAAGGGGCGCCGAAAGGCGCCCTTTGTCGTTTTAGCGTTAGCCGGTTCAGTCACTCCCCCCGATCCCCGATCAAGACGCGCAATAGCCTGCAAGCTGTCGACAATCAAACCGGTCGTGCTGGCATTGCTGCAAGCAAGTTGATTCAAGCTCAGTAAGCGTTTGAACGGCCTCTGCGCCAAGCGCGGGGGCCGTCTTCACACTTGCTGGAAGCGCTGATGTCCATCCGCTGGCGCCGTTACGACGCAGCAGGCGTACTTTGCTGCGCTGAAACTTGCCCCTGCAATCGTCGCCCGACGACATCCAGCAAATCACAACCATCGCGCAATGACGTCACCAACACCCGCGCCAACTCACTGTGAACGCCTCCGCCAAACGCAAAACTCTCAAGTAGCTGGGTCGCAGTGCGGATGCGGTAGGCAGCCGTTTCGTGCAACACGTCCAGGGGCGCTTCGGTGTCGATCACCAGCGAAGCGATGGTGCAATCGATGCCGGTGATAGGCATGTATCTATCCATGACAAAAAACCTCCATTGCGAAAGAGCGCGCGATTACTTATTGGTGACTGTTGGATGGCGCCATAGACAACCCACTGGGAGGGTCAAGAATGTCCAGGGCCCGGTTGACCATCAGCTCGGCCAGCACGATCAGTTGCTGAATGGCCAATGCCTCGTTGCGGCGCGAGCCTTCGAGTTCGCAGGCGAGGTCGGTGGTCATCACATTCAGCGAGGCGAGGGTTTCAGTAGCGTGACAGAGCAAGGACTCCGTATCGACAGACGGGTTGATGCTAAATACATGGCTGACAGGGTCGGGGCGGTTTGGATTGCGCAAGCGCGCGCTGACGGTGCGCTCGGTGGTTTCGGAGAGTTTGGCTAGATCGGCGGTGTCAGCGGTATCAGCGTCTTTCTGGTCTGGCGATTGCGGACGATCGGGATTGATTTTTTTCATTGTGGAGCTCCCTTATTTTTTTAAAGAAAAGCGGCATCCTTTCCGGCTATTCATAATTGATCGGCAGCGATATATGGGCTGCCGATACCGATAGATTTATAACTAAAAACGTCATCCTTATTGTTCAAATAAGTGAACATTTGTGTAATTAAATGATTCTCTAGAAATCTCTGTAAGTAAGTTCGTTTTATATTGTGGGATTCGTCTACTGCATGGCTTGCAGAAATAAACGTCGAATTAAACGTTATTTAATGAATGTATAATCAGGTTGGGTGTGTCTGTTTGTACGCCAAGCAGGCGGGCCAGGTGATAATCACAAAAACAAATAGAAATGCTCGGTTTGAGTGATCAAATTTATTACAGGTGATTGGAAGGTATTTAATGCACAAAATAGAAAAAACAGAAAATTTAAAGAGGAATATTAAGTACCTTATAAAAAGCCGGGGAGAAACTCAGATATCGTTGTGTAATTCAGTTGGGTTGACCAGGACTACTATCTACAACATTTTGGAAGGGAGGGTTGTCAATGTTCAGCAGTCTACCATTCGTAAAATTTCTGATTTTTTTGGTGTGTCCTATAAAGAAATAGAAACTGTAGATTTTGAAGAAAGGGAAGTTATAGAAAGCAGCGTTTCTTTGCTGGGTAATATGAATCCGGCGGCGGTTCCTGTTGTTAAAGAAAGTTTGCTTGTGCAAAGTCTTGATAAGAGGATCGGTGAGTTGGTTGTAACCCATCCTTTGACCTATTTTTTCGGTACGGCCTGCAATTTAATCGGTGTGCTTCTGGAAAGCGAAATCAGCGGCGTGAATGAGTCGGGGGATTTGTTGATAGTGAAGAAAGGTTTGTCGAGTAGCGATAAAGAAAAACTTGTGTATGACAAGGCAACAAAAAATCTATTTATAACGAGAGAGTCTTCCTGTTGTTCTGATGATGTTCTTGTAATAGGAGAGATAGTGGAGGAACGGTTCAATGGATAGTCTCTCGGAAAACAGCAGCTACAAATTACTAGGGTTTGAAAATAGTAAAGGCCTTGCCGTTATCATGATCGTTTCAACGGGGAAGGTTATAAAAATTAAGCTGGATGATTTATTGAAAAGTGATGTGGTGGATAATTTAAACAGAGCAGAAATAAAGTCTGTGTACAGGAAGTTTTATTCAGGTGGTGCGGCATTGACAGCATACGAAATAAATGATCGACAAGAGAAGTCATGGATGATTTATGTCGCTCTTAATTTGTTGCTTTTTGCGCTATATATCTTCACAAATGTTGCCGCAACGAAACTGGTCTACATAGAGTGGCTTGATATCATTGTCACTCCAGGGGTTTTCATTTACCCATTAACCTTTTTAATAGTTGATGTGTTGAATGAGTTTTATGGGCTTAGACTTGCGAGGAAAGCCATATTATTTGCTTTTGCGAGTAATGCTCTGATTACTGTTTTGTTAAGCGCTACTAGTTTTCTTCCGGGTTTGTCAGGCTGGAAGCTTGATGAGCCATATAGCGAGGTCATGACTCATGTGTCGTCTGTGTTGGTGGCGTCTTCCATTTCCTTCATTTTTTCCGAATATGTAAATTCCTACTTGTTGAACAAAATAAAACAGCTTACTAGCTCTAGGTTTTTATTCTTGCGGGTTTTTTTAAGTACGTTGTTTGCGGTGATAATAGATAGTTTCATTTTTTGTTTTATTGCATTTTACGGATCAATGGCTACTGCCGAAGTGCTTAATATCGTTTATGTTCAAATCGCCATAAAAATGTGTTTCGCTGTTTTTAATATTCTGCCTGCCTATGGAGCAAGATCCCTATTTAAACGGTACGTGGTTAGCGCCTAAAGCGTACAAGAAGGGGAAGTGGTACGGCTTCCCCAGGATTGTTGCTATCTGATCTTTTGTTTGTTTTCCAGGCTTTTCATAACCTTAGCCTTGTTCTCCAAAAACTCATTCAGCCCTTTCGCTCGAAGATTGCACGCATCGCAATTACCGCATCCAATCCCTATTATTCCGTTGTAGCAAGTCAGTGTCTGGTGCTGAATCAATTCAAGCTTCCCATGCTGCTCGGCAAGCGCCCATGTTTCTGCCTTGTTCAGCCACATGAGTGGCGTTTCAATCCGCAGCCTGTAGTCCATGCCCAGTTCAATGGCTTTGTTTAGAGTCCTGACAAATTCGTCACGGCAATCCGGGTAGCCAGAGAAATCTGTCTCGCAAACACCTGTGATGACTGCCTCGGCCTGTACTTGATAGGCATAAATAGCAGCCAAGGTTAAAAACAGAATATTCCGGCCGGGCACAAAGGTGCTTGGCAGACTTTCTCCTGAGCTATCCACACCGGGTACTGGAATGTTATCGCGCGTCAAACTACTGCTTGCCAGTTCATTCAACAACGTAGTGTCCAGCACCTTGTGCACGGTCACGCCAAGCTCTTTCGACAGCTGCTGCGCGACCTCGATTTCCGCGCGGTGGCGCTGGCCATAGTCGAACGTAATGCAGTGGATTTCATCGTAGAGCGGCAACGCGTGGATCAAGCAGGTGGTGGAGTCCTGCCCACCGCTGAAAACGATAACGGCCTTTTTAGTCATGGTTCGTTCGTCCTTGTGATGCCCCGACATATCACGGGGCATTGAACCTAGCGCAAAGCCTCAATTCTGGTTGTGGGACGTTTCCGAAATGATGTATTCCAGCTTCCCTTTATTTCATTCCTATCCTCGGAATGGACGTGCGTTGAGCCCATTCTCCACCTCACTCAACCCGCACCAACTCCCCACGCAACACCACGCCAGACACTTGCACCTTCGGCAAACACTGATAGCTCCCGCTGTCGCTGCTTAAATCGCGTTTGCCAGTTCCCGCAATATTGATCACGGCATTGGCCCCGGCCTTTTTCGCCTTGCTCTGCAACGTCGCCAGCGTCGATTGCAGTGCCCAGAAGCAGGCGTCTTCATCCGACACCTCTTCGTTATGGGTGATTCGACTGCTGCTCACGGTATTCAGCTTGCTGACGTTGGCCGGTAGCGCTTCTCCTGCCAGGTAGAACTTGACGCTGCCGTCCAGCAAGCCGATCTCGGTGGCGCGTTTCACGCCTTCACGGAAGTTCTGGAAGGTGGGTTCGTAGGCATTTTGCAGGGCGACGAGTTGGTCGCGGTCCGGGTCGGCGGCCAGTTGCTGGATCACGTCGTCGCGCAGATAGGTGATCCAGCGGTTGTAGGTGCCGTGGATCCGGCCGTCCTGGTAGTCCAGGCCGCGGCTGTCGCGGTAGTCGATTTCGAACGAATTCGATGTGTAAGGGATGTCGATTTCGGCGTGGTGTTTGTCACGCACGGTGACGGCCGCTTTGATCATGCCGGGACGCGCCGACTGCACTACCCATTGGCGTTCGATCAACGCGGTGACGATGGCGCGGCTCATGCGGTCGTTGGTCAAGCCTCGGTCACTGGGGAAGTGTTCCTTGGCGGTGTACACCGGATTGCCGGTGCAACCGCCCAGCGCAACGGCCACGGCGAACAACGCGACGATGCGCTGGGACAGAGTCATTCCTTTTACTCCAAACGTGTTTCAGGTCAGTGCCAGCGACGGAAGATCAACGAGGTGTTGACGCCACCAAAAGCGAAATTGTTGTTCATCACGTATTCGTTGCTCATCTGCCGGAACTCGCCTCGCAGGTAATCCAGTTTGCCGCAGTGCGGGTCGACCTCGTCGAGGTTGAAAGTGTGTGCGTACAGGTCGCTGTTCATCATTTCAATGCTGAACCAGGACTCCAGCGCACCGCAGGCGCCCAGGGTGTGGCCGAGGAAGCTTTTTTGCGAACTGATCGGCATGTGCTCGCCGAACAATGCGCTGGTAGCCAGTGTTTCGGCGATGTCGCCCTGTTCTGTCGCGGTGCCGTGACCGTTCACGTAGCCGATGTCCGTAGGCTGAAGCCCGGCGTCTTCGAGGGCGAGTTCCATGGCCCGGCGCATGGTGAGTTGCTCCGGTCGTGTGGTGTGTTGGCCGTCGGCGTTGCTGCCGAAACCGACGAGTTCAGCATGAATGCGTGCACCGCGTACCAAGGCATGTTCCAGCTCTTCCAGCACCAGCATGCCGCCGCCTTCACCGATCACCAGGCCGTCGCGACCCTTGTCATAAGGACGCGGGGTGGTTTGCGGGGCGTCGTTTTTCAGGCTGGTGGCGTAGAGCGCGTCGAAGACCATCGCTTCGGTCGGGCACAGCTCTTCGGCGCCGCCGGCGAGCATCAGTGGCAATCGGCCGAACTTGATCGCCTCGTAGGCATAACCAATGCCCTGGCTGCCGCTGGTGCAGGCGCTCGACGTCGGGATCAACCGACCGGTGAGGCCGAAGAAGATGCTGATGTTCGCGGCCGTGGTGTGCGGCATCATCCGCACATAGGAGTTGGCGTTCAGGCCTTCGGCCACCGAGTTGAGCAGCATGTTGCCGAACGCCTTGATCTCGTCGGTGCTGCCGGTAGATGAGCCGCAAGCGACGCCCATGCGCCCGTCCTTGATCGACTCGTCGCCCAGTAATCCGGCGTCGGCCAGTGCTTGCTCGGCAGCGCCCACAGCAAGCCGCGACACGCGGCCCATGCTGCGCAGTTGCTTGCGGGTCCAGTGGCTCGGGACTTTGAAGTCATCGATGGGGCCGGCCAGGCGTGTATTGAGTTCGGTAAAGCGATCCCATTCGTCCATGCGCCGGATGCCGCTGCGGTTGGCCGCGAAGTTGCCGGCGATGGTTGCCCAGTCGCTGCCCAGTGAGGTGATGCCGGCCATGCCGGTGACGACAACGCGCTTCATCAGCACAGGCCTCCATTGACGGCCAGAACCTGCCGGGTGATGTACGACGCTTCCGCCGACATCAGGAAATTCACCGCGCCGGCCACCTCTTCAGGGGTGCCCATGCGTTGTGCGGGGATCATTTTCATCAGTTCTTCCACGGGCACGTTTTCATCGAGCATGGCGGTGTCGATCAAGCCGGGTGCGACGCAATTGACGGTGATTTTGCGTTTGCCCAATTCAATCGCCAGCGCCTTGGCCGCACCGATCAGACCGGCCTTGGAGGCACTGTAGTTGACCTGGCCACGATTGCCGATCAACCCCGACACCGAAGTGATGCAGACAATCCGCCCGGCAGCGCGACGACGAATCATCGGCATCATTACCGGGTGCAGCACGTTGTAGAAACCATCGAGGTTCGTGCGCATCACCACGTCCCAATCATCCTCGCTCAGCGCCGGAAAAGCACCGTCACGGGTCAGGCCGGCATTGAGCACCACGCCGTAATAGGCGCCGTGGGTGTCTACGTCGGCTTCGAGAATGGCTTTGCAGCTGGCGCGGTCGGAGACGTCGAATTGCAGGACACGCGCGTTGCGGCCCAAGGCTTCGATTTCGGCTTTGACGGCAATAGCGTCCGTCAGACCGCTTCGGCAATGCAGCACGATGTCATGCCCGGCCTGGGCCAGACGCAAAGCGATGGCGCGGCCGATGCCGCGGCTGGAACCGGTGACCAGTACGGATTCAGTCATGACTGGACTCCTTGGGATTCATGAAGATATTGAGCGGCCTGAGGCGGACGAAACACGTTCAGGCGTGCGGTGGCGTGGATGCCGGGGGCGTTGATATGGCATTCGAACACGCCCATGCCGTTGTCGTCTTCCAGTGACCGAATGCCATGGATGGTCAGTTCGGTGCCGACCGGGAAGTGCTCGACGTTGCATTCGAATTTGCGGCTGCCGAGCAGAAAGCCCAACTCCACCTCATCGCCGCGCTGGCGCGCATGGCAACCGGCGTAGGCGGCGACACTCTGGGCCATTATTTCAATGCCGACCCAGGCCGGCAGGCTGCCGTCGGGACGGTTGAACAGACCGCCGGGCCTGACGGTCATGCGGGTGTGAATCTGCTCCTCGTCGAATGCAAGGATCTGCTCGATGAGGATCATGTCGCCAGCGTGTGGCAGCAACTCGGCGAGCGGCCAGTCAATCATGGTGCGTCTCCGATAATCAGGCTGACGTTGTTGCCACCGAAGGCAAAGGAATTGCTCATCAAATAGCGAGGTGCAATGGACGTCAGGCGATCGGCCGGGGTCACCCAATGCAAGGCGGGCAACAGCGGGTCGGGCTGGCCGTCCCAGACGTGGGGCGCCAGGCTGTGGTCGAGGTTGTCCGGGCCCAGGCTCAGCCAGCAGAACGCGGCTTCCAGGGCACCGGCGGCGCCGAGGGTGTGACCGGTCATCGGCTTGGTCGACGAGCAGGGCACGCCTTGCGGGAACAGTGCGGCCACGGCAAGGCTTTCCATGGCGTCGTTATGCTGGGTCGCGGTGCCGTGCAAGTTCAGGTAATGGATTTGCTGCGGTTGCAGGTTTGCGCGGCTCAGGGCTTTGCTCATGGCTTGCAGCGCGCCACGACCAGTCGGCTCTGGCGCCGAAATGTGGTGGGCATCGGAACTGGCGCCGCTGCCGAGCAGGGCGATGGCGTGGTCTTTGCCAGCGGTTTTGCTCATCAAAAACAACGCGGCCGCCTCGCCAATGTTGATGCCGTTGCGGTTGACCGAAAACGGATTGCAGCGCTGCGCGGACACCGCTTCCAGGGCCGAAAAACCGTTAAGGGTCAGTTTGCACAAGCTGTCGACGCCGCCGCACAACACCGCGTCGCACAGGCCCAGATCCAGAAGGCGCTGGGCACTCATCAGCGCTCGTGCGCTGGAGGTGCAGGCGGTGGAAATCACATAGGCCGGGCCACTCAATTGCAGCCAGTCGGCGAGAAAACTGGCCGGTGCGCCGAGTTCTTGCTGCTGATAGTCGTATTCAGCGGGAAATTCGTCTTCGCGGATGTAATGGGCCAACCCACGGCTGGCCTCATCGATGCCCGAGGTGCTGGTGCCCAGGATCACGCCGATACGATCGCGGCCGTAGGTCTGGATCGCCTGATCGATCTCTTCGCGAATTTGCAGGGCGGCTTCCAGCAACAATTGGTTGTTGCGGGTGTTTTGCTTTTTCAGCTCAACGGGGATCGGTGCCAAGTCGCCGCTGACCGCCGCCACCGGCAACGAGCGCTCTGGCACCCAGCCGGTTTCGACGCGCAGGCCT
It encodes the following:
- the hemE gene encoding uroporphyrinogen decarboxylase, whose product is MTALKNDRFLRALLKQPVDVTPVWMMRQAGRYLPEYRASRAKAGDFMSLCMNPEFACEVTLQPLDRYPQLDAAILFSDILTIPDAMGQGLYFETGEGPRFKKVVSTMADIEALPIPDPHKDLGYVMDAVSTIRRELNGRVPLIGFAGSPWTLATYMVEGGSSKDYRKTKTMLYDNPQALHLLLDKLAQTVTSYLNGQIMAGAQAVQIFDSWGGSLSAAAYQEFSLAYMKKIVSGLIREHEGRKVPVILFTKNGGLWLESIADAGADALGLDWTCDIGSARDRVGSKVALQGNMDPTVLYAKPEAIRTEVGRILASYGKGSGHVFNLGHGITPEVDPEHAGAFLRAVHELSAQYHE
- a CDS encoding MFS transporter, with protein sequence MKTAVAPLAHEVPPAAADDVVAELKEIYIEKGTPAFMRTVLALFCGGFATFALLYCVQPMMPLLSHEYSINAAQSSLILSVATGMLAIGLLITGPISDRVGRKSVMVTALFAAALCTVASSMMPSWHGVLLMRALIGLSLSGLAAVAMTYLSEEIHPQHLGLAMGLYIGGNAIGGMCGRLITGVLIDFVSWHTAMLVIGGLALIAAAVFWKILPESRNFRARSLHPRSLLDGFTMHFRDAGLPLLFLEAFVLMGAFVTLFNYIGYRLLAEPYHMEQAFVGLLSVVYLSGIYSSAKIGSLADKLGRRKVLWATIVLMLAGLALTMFTPLPLVIIGMLIFTFGFFGAHSVASSWIGRRAIKARGQASSLYLFSYYAGSSIAGTAGGVFWHLGGWNGIGLFVGGLLVIALLVALKLAKLPPLQGVKA
- a CDS encoding LysR family transcriptional regulator — protein: MELRHLRYFIAVAEELHFGRAAQVLGISQPPLSQQIQALEQEVGARLFERTNRRVELSEAGRLFLQEARLALAQVDKAADVARRAQLGELGELKIGFTSSAPFNSTIPQAIFSFRQRFPAVHLNLREMSSTQVADALVDESIEVGIMRPLGLPDSLSVVELMREPLVAVLSSKHPLVNGSEEGLFLSALALEPFVFFPRSYGSGLYAQLLSLARDSGFSPHFAQEAGEAMTIIGLVAAGLGVSVLPASYQRMRIDGVVYRPLLDPAAVSAVWLVQRKDQKSPMAKAFVELLTRKVEPLKA
- a CDS encoding addiction module antidote protein, which produces MTEQFTRWDSAEYLKTEEDMANYLDACMEEAGDDPAFIAKALGTIARARGMTQVARDAGLSRESLYRALSGEGNPEFGTILKVVKALGLKLHAST
- a CDS encoding DUF6124 family protein — protein: MKKINPDRPQSPDQKDADTADTADLAKLSETTERTVSARLRNPNRPDPVSHVFSINPSVDTESLLCHATETLASLNVMTTDLACELEGSRRNEALAIQQLIVLAELMVNRALDILDPPSGLSMAPSNSHQ
- a CDS encoding helix-turn-helix transcriptional regulator, yielding MHKIEKTENLKRNIKYLIKSRGETQISLCNSVGLTRTTIYNILEGRVVNVQQSTIRKISDFFGVSYKEIETVDFEEREVIESSVSLLGNMNPAAVPVVKESLLVQSLDKRIGELVVTHPLTYFFGTACNLIGVLLESEISGVNESGDLLIVKKGLSSSDKEKLVYDKATKNLFITRESSCCSDDVLVIGEIVEERFNG
- a CDS encoding queuosine precursor transporter, which gives rise to MDSLSENSSYKLLGFENSKGLAVIMIVSTGKVIKIKLDDLLKSDVVDNLNRAEIKSVYRKFYSGGAALTAYEINDRQEKSWMIYVALNLLLFALYIFTNVAATKLVYIEWLDIIVTPGVFIYPLTFLIVDVLNEFYGLRLARKAILFAFASNALITVLLSATSFLPGLSGWKLDEPYSEVMTHVSSVLVASSISFIFSEYVNSYLLNKIKQLTSSRFLFLRVFLSTLFAVIIDSFIFCFIAFYGSMATAEVLNIVYVQIAIKMCFAVFNILPAYGARSLFKRYVVSA
- the queC gene encoding 7-cyano-7-deazaguanine synthase QueC, whose protein sequence is MTKKAVIVFSGGQDSTTCLIHALPLYDEIHCITFDYGQRHRAEIEVAQQLSKELGVTVHKVLDTTLLNELASSSLTRDNIPVPGVDSSGESLPSTFVPGRNILFLTLAAIYAYQVQAEAVITGVCETDFSGYPDCRDEFVRTLNKAIELGMDYRLRIETPLMWLNKAETWALAEQHGKLELIQHQTLTCYNGIIGIGCGNCDACNLRAKGLNEFLENKAKVMKSLENKQKIR
- a CDS encoding beta-ketoacyl-ACP synthase yields the protein MKRVVVTGMAGITSLGSDWATIAGNFAANRSGIRRMDEWDRFTELNTRLAGPIDDFKVPSHWTRKQLRSMGRVSRLAVGAAEQALADAGLLGDESIKDGRMGVACGSSTGSTDEIKAFGNMLLNSVAEGLNANSYVRMMPHTTAANISIFFGLTGRLIPTSSACTSGSQGIGYAYEAIKFGRLPLMLAGGAEELCPTEAMVFDALYATSLKNDAPQTTPRPYDKGRDGLVIGEGGGMLVLEELEHALVRGARIHAELVGFGSNADGQHTTRPEQLTMRRAMELALEDAGLQPTDIGYVNGHGTATEQGDIAETLATSALFGEHMPISSQKSFLGHTLGACGALESWFSIEMMNSDLYAHTFNLDEVDPHCGKLDYLRGEFRQMSNEYVMNNNFAFGGVNTSLIFRRWH
- the fabG gene encoding 3-oxoacyl-ACP reductase FabG, translated to MTESVLVTGSSRGIGRAIALRLAQAGHDIVLHCRSGLTDAIAVKAEIEALGRNARVLQFDVSDRASCKAILEADVDTHGAYYGVVLNAGLTRDGAFPALSEDDWDVVMRTNLDGFYNVLHPVMMPMIRRRAAGRIVCITSVSGLIGNRGQVNYSASKAGLIGAAKALAIELGKRKITVNCVAPGLIDTAMLDENVPVEELMKMIPAQRMGTPEEVAGAVNFLMSAEASYITRQVLAVNGGLC
- a CDS encoding hotdog family protein, with the translated sequence MIDWPLAELLPHAGDMILIEQILAFDEEQIHTRMTVRPGGLFNRPDGSLPAWVGIEIMAQSVAAYAGCHARQRGDEVELGFLLGSRKFECNVEHFPVGTELTIHGIRSLEDDNGMGVFECHINAPGIHATARLNVFRPPQAAQYLHESQGVQS